The DNA sequence GCGACGGGGGCGGTGATCTGTTCGGGACGCAGCACCAGCAGGGCGCTCGTGCCGGTGGCGCGGGCCTGCCAGGCGATGTCGGAGCAGACCTCCGCGGATTCCTGCCAGGTCGCGTCGATGTCGCCGAGGAGTCCCGCGAGGACGTCCGGCCAGCCGCCGCCGGAAGCCAGGGACGTAGTCGTGGCGGCACGGATGCGTTCGAGAGCGGCGCTGCGTGCGCGGATCGTGGTCGTGGTCATCGGCCGCTCCGGGCGTCGTCGACGTGGACCAGCTGGTTCAGGGCCGTCACGCTGTACCAACCGCAGTCGACGATGCCGGTCGCCGTCGCGTACGCGGGCAGCAGGATCTCCTTCAGGGCGCGGTGGTGGATCAGGCAGTCGGCGCAGCGCCGGGAGAGGTGGATCATGTACCGGGGGTGGGCGGTGATGTAGGTGCGCTCGCCACCGTTGGGGTTGCGCAGCCGCCAGCCGTCCTCGTCGGTCGGGGTGTGCCACGAGGGGGTGACGACCGTCATGGCGTCGCCCCACAGCTCGCCGTCGGCGACGCCCTTGACGATGACGACCTGTTCGCCGGGGCGGAAGTGCGCGTGGGTGATGTCGCGCTGGGGGGTGAGGCGGTCGGGGACCGGTGCCCAGATGGTGGAGATATGTGGGGGGCGGGGCGCGGTGGCGTCAGGCACTTCGAAAGGGTCCTTCCACGAACGGCACTTGGGGTGGCGGTGGGAGGATCAATGGTCCGGAGGATCCCCGGTTTCGCTAACCGGGGATCCTCGGGTATACGCCCGTGCTTCTACCGGAACGGGTTCTCCGTGCCGCGGTCGTCGTCGGTGGCGGCGTCCAGGAGTTCGGGGAGGTCCGCCGCTTCGGCGTCGCGCTGGTCGATCCACCAGCCGGCCCGCGTGACGGCGCGGACCTTCTCCTCCAGCTCGGCCCAGTCCGCCTCGTCCCACGTTCCTTCGGTGACCAGGGCGGTGTAGGCGGCGGTCACCAGCTGGTGGCGGGAGCGCTCTCCCCAGTCCAGGGCTTTGGCCGGGCCTTCGAGCGGCGGCATCTGGAACTGGCCGGCCCACGTGGCGGCGGCCTGCTGTTCCTCGGCACGCTTGGCGGCGAGCCACTCCTCCTTGCCGGCACTGTCGCCGTCGCGGGCGGCCTTCCAGCAGTCGGTGCAGTCCTTGCCGGCCAGCCAGCGGGCGAAGCCGGCGCGCTTGTCGGCCGGGCGGTTCGACAGGTCCTGCTCCACACTGTGGCCACAGGTATGGGCAATGGTCCAGTTCGTACGGACAGCCATCGGTGAATCTCCTTGCGGGAAAAGGGGGTCAAGGGCGGGCGGCGTGAGCGGGAACCCTGCGGTGCCGGCCTCGTCGACGGAGTACGCCTGCGGGGGTGATCCGGCGGTGCGCGGCGACGAGCACGGCCAGGCAGGTGAGGGCGCCTGCCGCGGGGAGCGCCGAACCGGTGAGTGGGTGGGCGGCCACGGTGCCGGACAGGGCGGTTCCGGCGGCCTGGCCGACGCCGATGGAGGCGATCAGCCAGGCGTACGCCTCGGTCGTGGTGCCGGCCGGGGCGAGCAGGTCGACGGTGAGGAAGGCATTGGTGATCAGCGGGGTGAGGAACAGGCCCGGCAGCGCGGTGAACACGACCGCCGGAATCGGCCCGGGGCCGGTCATCAGCGCCAGCCATCCGCTTGCGAACGCCGCGGCGCCGACGGTGAGCTGGGTGGTGACCGCACCCGGCCAGGTCCGCCGCCCGTACAGGAGCCCGCCGAGCAGGCTTCCGGCGGACAGCGCCGCGGGGATCAGCCCGGAGAGCAGGTTCATCTCGTAGCGGTCGGCCATCGCCACGGCCCACACGTTCATGGCGCCCAGGGCGAACCCGACGCCGGTCAAGGCGATGAAGAGCAGGAGCAGTCCGCCATGGCGCAGCGGCCCGAAGCGGTCCGTCCCGGCGACGGGAGTGGGCGTCCACCTGCGGGATGGGGCTGCGGACAGCACGACGGCCGCACCGAGCAGTCCCAGGACGGCACTCGCGGTCATCGCAGTGCCCGGGCCGGCGGCGGCGACGAGGACAGCCACCAGCGGGGGCCCGGCGACGTAGATCAACCCCTGGGTGCCGGTGTCCAGGGCCAGAGCGGCCCGCTGACGGTCCGGATCGGGCAGCACCTGCGGCCACAGCGCCCGCAGACCGGCCTCCAACGGCGGCGTGCTGAGCCCGGCGACCGCGACCAGGGCCGCCGCGAGGCCGGGCCGCGCCGCCGCGTTGACCACGGGCAGCAGCAGGAGAGACATGGTGGTGACGATCACCGCTGCCGAGGTGACCAGACTCTGGCCGCGACGGTCGACCATCCGGCCGAGAAGCGGCTGCCCCGCGGCGGACGCCAGACCGTAAAGGGCGCACAGCGACCCGCCGAGCGACAGGGCTCCGCCCTGGTCGGTGACCAGCAGGAGGATGGCGACCGGCGCCATGCCGTTGGGCAGCCGCCCGATCAGGGTGCCCACCAGGAGGCGGGCGACGTGCGGATGGGCCAGCACCGGGTGGGCACCAGGTGGCGTGGGCGGGTGGACGGTCGTGGTCAACGCGAGGGGCTTTCCGTGGTGGGCGACGGCACGCCTACGGCGCGGGCGGATAAATCAAGGGGTGGTGTCCTGGGGCGCGGTGAGGACGGGAGTCAGCGGCGCGGCCCGCCGACTGTGGCCGGCGGCGGAGGCGGGGGCGGCAGAGACGTCCGTACGGCACCCGGGCCGCGGCTGGCAGCAGAGGCCAGGGCGGGAGGCGTGATGGCGGTGCGGACCATTTCCAGCAGGTGTTCACCCTCAGTGAGCCACAGCGCCATCGGATCGGCCGAGGACGCTGCGCCTTCCCCGCTGCGCACGGGGCCTTCGTCGGTCTGGCGTGCTGCTTCGAGACCGCCCTCGACATGGTCGAGGAACGCCTTCTCCTGCGCGGTCAGCGGCCGGTCACTGCGCCGACGCAGGGCTGCGACGAACTCCGTCGCGTGGGTGGCGAATCGGTCGAGCGCAGCATCCAGGTCCGTGGGATACGGAGTGCGCACGCAGCCCGGCTCGTACGTCTCGTGTGCCCATCGCAGGTCCTCCTCGGCCTCGCTCAGTCGCGAGAGCAGGACGGCGCGTTCGTAGGCGGGCAGGAGCTGGGTTCTCACCGCGGTTGCCGCCGCAAGGGCGTTGGGCGCGGAAACGGTACGTGGTGGTGGC is a window from the Streptomyces mobaraensis genome containing:
- a CDS encoding MFS transporter, with protein sequence MTTTVHPPTPPGAHPVLAHPHVARLLVGTLIGRLPNGMAPVAILLLVTDQGGALSLGGSLCALYGLASAAGQPLLGRMVDRRGQSLVTSAAVIVTTMSLLLLPVVNAAARPGLAAALVAVAGLSTPPLEAGLRALWPQVLPDPDRQRAALALDTGTQGLIYVAGPPLVAVLVAAAGPGTAMTASAVLGLLGAAVVLSAAPSRRWTPTPVAGTDRFGPLRHGGLLLLFIALTGVGFALGAMNVWAVAMADRYEMNLLSGLIPAALSAGSLLGGLLYGRRTWPGAVTTQLTVGAAAFASGWLALMTGPGPIPAVVFTALPGLFLTPLITNAFLTVDLLAPAGTTTEAYAWLIASIGVGQAAGTALSGTVAAHPLTGSALPAAGALTCLAVLVAAHRRITPAGVLRRRGRHRRVPAHAARP